A DNA window from Acropora palmata chromosome 12, jaAcrPala1.3, whole genome shotgun sequence contains the following coding sequences:
- the LOC141861112 gene encoding uncharacterized protein LOC141861112, translated as MLAHEGESNCSDLLEAFGKLAVDDDQSVVEFPDEGSSSSESSDGCHIDLQGLRREKLNQFLTVCGKEERVPGHPKKSWEKLSNQRKNIYVARATTTIVTVLEVIAPGDAGHLWTAVQSSRCVETALGMDDNIDRKYLEALAETYQHATSWDTRRQVLAIIADLVPYRDIQKFTPGLTDYRIKEARMHILKYGRGAAVPLTKSPRMRVNESQLDHFLTFITSSHVVQDLPFGQRYLHLENGQVLETPNVIRAMIPQRIIEQYTQFCKEDDMKPLSPATISRLLTVCAATVRKSLQGLDYIAADGAKAFDDLSAVAVKLKDKCVCDGEWFSHCQEALKAGKQYIKTEYKVHITQGSRVADHCAVYALSDPKEDHFQGTCDHAHDQSCSSCEGLDSVLSSIEASVRHKTSNLSDEERDDMMYSCQQAVQAIHTWKAHQLRVLQQDKCRIDVLQELNFNEVLITQDWAMKFLLLKYRETQTDWFGKRGISWHISVVVRRETGGNLQHQAFVHIAKNCSQDSNVVAAIMEHILRNLSNEHPEITTAYFRQDNAGCYKSAAMLAACPLMQKTTGINVRRVDFSHPQGSKGSCDRKAATIKAHVRRFVNEGHDVLTADDFRDAILSNNGVRGVRVAVVNCEFLAPAQPVKWEGVSSINNLSYQVTGVTVWKAYDVGKGKTILRTQLQAPSTLQNQFNGSFSDGDFVDICASTRSAPELKTSTIPLHHQVNDTSTEEQTPKLFTCPVDGCVKCFQQYSSLEIHLQYGSCKLVPERENLFDKAKICYRDKLLHDRGIHPVLTSSTLPLPVGDIKPKGWALKVTKKATRFNEKQKKYLEEKFFLGQETGHKVEAVTVAQEMRYAKDEAGSRRFTLDEFVTPQQVQSFFSRMAAKITNRQEEVLEEDTTAAEDQAAFSSTRADILENCQLTHPIVYDSFNLCALYACNGFKKLSVNMLRLICEYFDLDVCNIPRSRKAPYIELISSLVLTCTCAPSQN; from the exons ATGTTGGCACAC GAAGGAGAAAGTAACTGCAGTGATTTGTTGGAGGCGTTTGGAAAATTAGCTGTCGACGACGACCAAAGCGTTGTAGAGTTTCCAGACGAGGGCAGCAGTAGTAGTGAGTCGTCTGATGGCTGTCATATTGATCTCCAAGGTCTACGTAGAGAAAAACTCAACCAGTTTTTAACTGTTTGTGGAAAAGAAGAGAGAGTACCTGGCCATCCGAAAAAAAGCTGGGAAAAGCTGAGTAACCAAAGAAAGAATATTTATGTCGCTAGAGCAACAACTACAATTGTAACTGTATTAGAGGTGATAGCACCTGGAGATGCTGGACATTTGTGGACAGCTGTGCAATCGTCCCGTTGTGTTGAAACGGCCCTTGGAATGGACGATAACATTGATAGAAAGTATCTAGAGGCATTGGCCGAGACATACCAGCACGCTACAAGTTGGGACACCCGCAGACAGGTCCTGGCAATTATAGCAGACTTGGTTCCTTATCGTGATATTCAGAAATTCACACCTGGTCTAACAGATTACAGAATCAAGGAAGCTCGGATGCATATCTTGAAATATGGACGTGGCGCTGCTGTGCCACTTACAAAAAGTCCTAGAATGAGGGTCAATGAAAGCCAGCTTGATCATTTCTTGACTTTCATAACGAGTTCCCATGTAGTGCAGGACCTTCCATTTGGCCAGCGATACCTCCATTTGGAAAACGGTCAGGTTTTAGAAACCCCGAATGTAATTCGAGCAATGATCCCACAAAGAATCATTGAGCAGTACACCCAGTTTTGTAAAGAGGATGACATGAAACCACTCAGTCCAGCCACTATTTCACGCCTGTTAACCGTATGCGCTGCAACTGTTCGTAAGTCTCTTCAGGGCCTGGACTACATCGCTGCCGATGGAGCTAAGGCTTTTGATGACTTATCTGCTGTAGCTGTAAAACTCAAAGACAAGTGCGTTTGTGACGGGGAATGGTTTTCTCACTGTCAAGAAGCACTAAAAGCAGGAAAACAGTACATTAAGACAGAGTACAAG GTTCATATCACACAAGGATCCCGCGTCGCTGATCACTGTGCGGTATATGCACTAAGCGACCCTAAGGAAGACCATTTTCAAGGCACATGCGATCACGCTCATGACCAATCCTGTTCCTCTTGTGAAGGGCTTGATTCTGTTCTCTCGAGCATCGAGGCTTCAGTGAGACATAAGACTAGCAACCTGTCAGACGAGGAGCGTGACGATATGATGTATTCTTGCCAGCAAGCTGTACAAGCCATTCACACTTGGAAAGCTCACCAGCTTCGCGTCCTTCAACAGGATAAATGTCGCAtcgatgtgctgcaagaattaaatttcaatgaaGTTCTGATAACCCAGGACTGGGCTATGAAATTCTTACTGCTAAAGTACCGAGAGACCCAAACAGATTGGTTTGGGAAAAGAGGCATATCTTGGCACATAAGTGTCGTAGTCAGAAGAGAGACGGGCGGGAATCTACAACATCAAGCTTTTGTTCACATTGCCAAGAACTGCTCACAGGATAGCAACGTCGTTGCAGCTATCATGGAGCATATTCTTCGCAATCTTAGCAATGAACACCCTGAAATAACAACAGCATATTTTCGTCAAGATAACGCAGGTTGTTATAAGAGCGCAGCAATGCTAGCAGCTTGCCCGTTAATGCAGAAGACCACCGGTATAAATGTAAGAAGAGTTGATTTTAGCCACCCACAGGGTAGTAAAGGTTCATGTGACCGCAAAGCTGCCACTATTAAAGCCCACGTTCGTCGTTTCGTTAACGAAGGACACGATGTTCTTACGGCTGATGACTTTAGAGATGCCATCTTATCTAACAATGGAGTGCGTGGTGTGCGAGTTGCGGTGGTGAATTGTGAATTCCTTGCGCCAGCACAGCCTGTGAAGTGGGAGGGCGTTAGCAGTATCAACAACCTGTCATACCAGGTTACCGGTGTCACTGTCTGGAAAGCATATGACGTTGGCAAAGGGAAGACCATCCTCCGTACACAGCTCCAAG CTCCAAGTACTCTACAAAATCAATTCAATGGCAGCTTCTCTGATGGAGACTTCGTAGACATCTGTGCTAGTACCAGGTCAGCTCCAGAGCTCAAGACTAGCACGATACCTTTACATCACCAAGTAAACGACACCAGTACTGAAGAGCAGACACCAAAACTATTCACTTGCCCAGTTGATGGATGTGTGAAGTGCTTTCAACAGTACAGTTCTCTCGAGATCCATTTACAATATGGTTCGTGTAAACTTGTTCCTGAAAGAGAAAATCTATTTGACAAGGCCAAAATATGCTACAGAGACAAACTTCTTCATGATCGTGGTATTCACCCAGTCCTAACAAGTTCAACGCTTCCCCTTCCTGTTGGAGACATTAAACCTAAAGGCTGGGCCCTGAAAGTGACGAAGAAGGCTACCCGgttcaatgaaaaacaaaaaaagtacctcgaagaaaagtttttcttaGGTCAGGAAACAGGTCATAAAGTAGAAGCAGTCACTGTAGCACAAGAGATGCGGTACGCAAAAGATGAGGCCGGAAGTAGGCGGTTCACCTTGGATGAGTTCGTGACTCCTCAGCAAGTTCAATCCTTCTTCTCCAGAATGGCTGCAAAGATCACAAACAGACAGGAGGAGGTTCTCGAAGAAGACACAACAGCCGCTGAGGATCAAGCTGCGTTTTCGTCAACCCGAGCGGatattcttgaaaattgtcagTTAACTCATCCAATTGTCTATGACTCATTTAACTTGTGTGCCTTATACGCATGTAATGGCTTTAAAAAGCTAAGCGTTAACATGCTTCGCTTGATATGCGAGTATTTTGATCTAGATGTTTGCAACATCCCCAGATCGCGCAAAGCGCCCTACATAGAGTTGATAAGTAGTCTTGTGCTGACATGCACTTGTGCTCCATCACAGAACTGA